In one window of Blattabacterium sp. (Cryptocercus punctulatus) str. Cpu DNA:
- a CDS encoding dicarboxylate/amino acid:cation symporter encodes MSIGMKVKKEKILLIAFLSFFAYVFIHLSKNFFGLDKFPLLLFRYFVISIFIFYAFLKKNLTTWILLSIIIGIEFGIDHPKIAVELRFLSQIFLRLIKTIIAPILFSTLVVGIASHSNIKQLGNMGWKSLLYFEIVTTLALFIGLIAINISQAGVGIVMPSGITVHQLPKVESKTWQETIIHVFPENFIKSIYHGDVLPIVVFSVIFGISMVFLDEKKRSPILSFTESISEIMFKFTKIIMYFAPIGVGSAIAYTVGHMGLDILYNLFQLLLTLYIALFIFLIMVLFPIILWIKVPLRGFIKALMEPVSLAFATTSSESALPLLMENLEKLGVPRKIIAFVIPTGYSFNLDGTTLYLSLATVFVAQASGIPLSFSKQIFIGLTLILTSKGVAGVPRASLVILLATVSSFGLPNWPILAIIGIDELMDMARTTVNVIGNGLASCVIARSEGELDDEKMLDYIKKKRDNG; translated from the coding sequence ATGAGTATTGGAATGAAAGTAAAAAAAGAAAAAATTTTACTAATAGCATTTTTAAGTTTTTTCGCATATGTGTTTATTCACTTATCAAAAAATTTTTTTGGATTAGATAAATTTCCTCTTTTACTGTTTAGATATTTCGTTATCTCTATTTTCATTTTTTATGCTTTTTTGAAAAAAAACCTAACTACTTGGATCTTATTATCCATAATCATAGGAATAGAATTCGGTATAGATCATCCTAAAATTGCTGTAGAACTTAGATTTTTATCTCAAATATTTTTAAGGCTTATAAAAACTATTATAGCTCCAATATTATTTTCCACTTTAGTAGTTGGTATAGCAAGTCATTCTAATATTAAACAATTAGGGAATATGGGATGGAAATCCTTATTATATTTCGAAATAGTTACTACTTTAGCATTGTTCATTGGTCTTATTGCTATTAATATTTCTCAAGCTGGAGTAGGAATTGTTATGCCTTCAGGAATAACGGTGCATCAATTGCCAAAAGTAGAAAGTAAAACTTGGCAAGAGACTATCATTCATGTATTTCCAGAAAATTTCATTAAATCTATATATCATGGAGATGTATTACCTATTGTTGTATTTTCCGTCATTTTCGGGATATCTATGGTTTTTTTAGATGAAAAAAAACGTAGTCCTATATTATCATTTACAGAGAGTATTTCAGAGATTATGTTTAAATTTACTAAGATTATCATGTATTTTGCTCCTATAGGAGTAGGTTCAGCTATAGCTTATACAGTAGGACATATGGGGTTAGATATATTATATAATCTTTTTCAGTTATTATTGACGCTTTATATTGCTTTATTTATATTTTTGATAATGGTGTTATTTCCTATTATTTTATGGATTAAAGTTCCTTTAAGAGGATTTATAAAAGCTTTAATGGAACCTGTCTCATTAGCGTTTGCAACTACAAGTTCCGAATCTGCTTTACCTCTACTTATGGAGAATTTAGAAAAATTAGGTGTTCCAAGAAAAATTATTGCTTTTGTGATTCCTACAGGTTATAGCTTTAACTTAGATGGAACTACTCTTTACTTATCTTTAGCTACTGTTTTTGTAGCGCAAGCTTCTGGAATTCCTCTAAGTTTTAGTAAGCAAATATTTATAGGTTTAACTTTAATTTTAACTAGTAAAGGTGTAGCTGGAGTACCTAGAGCCTCTTTAGTCATTCTTTTAGCTACTGTTTCTTCTTTTGGTCTACCAAATTGGCCTATATTAGCGATTATCGGAATAGATGAATTAATGGATATGGCTCGTACTACCGTAAATGTTATAGGTAATGGATTAGCTAGTTGCGTTATTGCTCGTTCCGAAGGAGAATTAGATGATGAAAAAATGTTAGATTATATAAAAAAAAAACGTGATAACGGTTGA
- the rpsP gene encoding 30S ribosomal protein S16, translating to MSVKIRLKRIGKKHKPIYHIVVADSRSPRNGKFIEKIGSYNPNTNPPSTVLKMNIAVSWLIKGAQPTDTVRSIFSKNGVLLKKHLLEGVKRGGLSDEEVQKKFNFWKNKNLS from the coding sequence ATGTCTGTAAAAATACGTTTAAAAAGAATTGGAAAAAAACATAAGCCTATTTATCATATAGTTGTAGCCGATTCTCGTTCCCCACGAAATGGAAAATTTATTGAAAAAATAGGAAGTTATAATCCTAATACGAATCCACCTTCAACAGTATTAAAAATGAATATTGCTGTATCATGGTTAATAAAAGGAGCACAACCTACTGATACTGTAAGATCTATTTTTTCTAAAAATGGAGTATTATTAAAAAAACATTTATTAGAAGGAGTTAAAAGAGGAGGATTAAGTGATGAAGAAGTTCAGAAAAAATTTAATTTTTGGAAAAATAAAAATTTATCATAG
- the truB gene encoding tRNA pseudouridine(55) synthase TruB, whose translation MIKNCSEFEKGKLLLIDKPWGWTSFEVVKRIKQKIICFSKRIKIGHAGTLDPLATGLLIILTGKYTKKVDSIQNYKKTYTGIIKMGCVTPSFDSETKEYNFSSTSHITPELIQKISKKFIGEINQYPPCFSALKIEGKRFYEYARKGKKIKNMKPRRVRIYQFHILKIGIPYIKFLIECGKGTYIRSIAQDFGIKIKSGAYLLSLRRERIGPFSIKNSSKEL comes from the coding sequence TTGATAAAAAATTGTTCAGAATTTGAAAAAGGGAAGCTATTATTAATAGATAAACCGTGGGGGTGGACTTCATTTGAAGTGGTGAAAAGGATTAAACAAAAAATAATTTGTTTTTCTAAAAGAATAAAAATAGGACATGCTGGAACCCTAGATCCTCTTGCAACAGGACTTTTAATAATTCTTACAGGAAAATATACGAAAAAAGTAGATTCTATTCAAAATTATAAAAAAACTTATACAGGTATTATAAAAATGGGATGTGTAACTCCATCTTTTGATTCAGAAACTAAAGAATATAATTTTTCTTCTACCTCCCACATAACTCCTGAACTTATTCAAAAAATATCTAAAAAATTTATTGGTGAAATAAATCAATACCCCCCCTGTTTTTCGGCATTAAAAATAGAAGGCAAGCGATTTTATGAATATGCTAGAAAAGGGAAAAAAATAAAAAATATGAAACCTAGACGAGTAAGAATTTATCAATTTCATATTCTAAAAATTGGAATACCTTATATAAAATTTTTGATAGAATGTGGAAAAGGAACTTATATTCGATCTATAGCCCAAGATTTCGGAATAAAGATAAAAAGTGGTGCCTATCTTCTTTCTTTAAGAAGAGAACGTATAGGCCCATTTTCTATAAAAAATTCTTCTAAGGAGTTATAA
- a CDS encoding undecaprenyl-diphosphate phosphatase, with protein sequence MNYIQSILLGIIEGITEFFPISSTGHMILLASLMGILEKKITKLFLISVQLGAVFSLVFLYRKKFFFQKFDFYLKIFIASLPILIVGFLLKNKINFFFSKNPLMVAIFLFIGGIIILIVENLYEKKNYKNKDYRITYFKAFIIGLGQCFSIIPGVSRSATTIVSGMLQNIERRKAIEFSFFLSFPVIFIATCKKLFDHYFQFQYFIFSLNVRRFFIFPIIDKKFFLQENIKLLLVGNIVSFITGILSIKCFMSYLKKNNFKIFGYYRIIFGIIFIIIHYFIKPIENF encoded by the coding sequence ATGAATTATATCCAATCAATCCTATTAGGAATTATTGAAGGAATTACAGAGTTTTTTCCTATTTCTTCTACAGGACATATGATACTTTTAGCTTCCTTAATGGGTATTTTAGAGAAAAAAATAACAAAATTATTTTTAATATCTGTTCAACTTGGAGCTGTTTTTTCATTAGTTTTTTTATACAGAAAAAAATTTTTTTTTCAAAAATTTGATTTTTATTTAAAAATTTTTATAGCTAGTTTACCCATATTAATTGTTGGTTTTTTATTAAAAAATAAAATAAATTTTTTTTTTAGTAAAAATCCACTTATGGTAGCTATTTTTCTTTTTATAGGAGGAATAATTATTTTGATAGTGGAAAATTTATATGAAAAAAAAAATTATAAAAATAAAGACTATAGAATAACTTATTTTAAAGCATTTATTATTGGATTAGGACAATGTTTTTCAATTATTCCAGGAGTATCTAGAAGCGCTACTACTATAGTATCCGGTATGTTACAAAATATTGAAAGAAGAAAGGCAATTGAATTTTCTTTTTTTTTATCTTTTCCTGTTATTTTTATTGCTACATGTAAAAAATTATTTGATCATTACTTTCAATTCCAGTATTTTATTTTTTCATTGAATGTTCGTAGATTTTTTATTTTTCCAATAATAGATAAAAAATTTTTTTTACAAGAAAATATAAAATTATTATTAGTTGGAAATATAGTTTCTTTTATTACAGGAATTTTATCTATAAAATGTTTTATGTCCTATCTAAAAAAAAATAATTTTAAAATATTTGGATATTATAGAATTATTTTTGGAATTATATTCATTATTATACATTATTTTATTAAACCAATTGAAAATTTTTGA
- the gyrB gene encoding DNA topoisomerase (ATP-hydrolyzing) subunit B: MSKKIDYTADSIQSLEGIEHIRMRPSMYIGDVGIRGLHHLVYEVIDNSVDEALAGFCNRIFVTIHKNGFITVIDNGRGIPIEIHKKEGKSALEVVMTKIGAGGKFDKNSYKVSGGLHGVGISCVNALSRTLIVTIYRNGKIYQQEYFKGKTLYNVKCLGKTNRKGTKIYYLADQSIFSSITYDYNILVKRLQELSFLNKGLHLFLKDERTNIENQKKEYFFSKNGLNEYLTILDKNKESLTKNIIFFEGEKDSTIIELAMQYNTSFKEEIYSYVNNIHTSDGGTHLTGFRRALTRTLKKYTDGYIFSSNKDKIEFTGDDFREGITAILSIRVMDPKFEGQTKTKLSNHEVGGIVEKFVGERLNSYLEENPNDRKKIIDKVILAAKARQASKKARELIQKKNPIYNNILPGKLADCSFNDPENCEIYLVEGDSAGGTAKQGRDRKFQAILPLRGKILNVEKAMEYKIFENEEIINIFTSLGVSIDDKEENTKNLNIQKLRYNKIIIMTDADIDGSHISTLILTLFFRYMKPLIEKGHIYIATPPLYLIRKGNRSQYAWSDQERESIIHQLGGRKNNINIQRYKGLGEMNAEQLWETTMNPKKRTLRKINIENIFEADKIFSILMGDEVPPRRNFIEKNAIHAKIDV; the protein is encoded by the coding sequence ATGAGTAAAAAAATAGATTATACTGCAGATAGTATACAATCTTTAGAAGGAATTGAACATATCAGAATGAGACCTTCCATGTATATTGGAGACGTAGGTATTAGAGGATTACATCATTTGGTATACGAAGTTATAGATAATTCTGTAGATGAAGCCTTAGCAGGTTTTTGTAATAGGATATTCGTTACAATTCATAAAAATGGATTTATTACAGTTATTGATAATGGTCGTGGAATTCCAATAGAAATTCATAAAAAAGAAGGAAAATCAGCTCTTGAAGTGGTAATGACTAAAATTGGAGCAGGTGGAAAATTTGACAAAAATTCCTATAAAGTTTCTGGAGGATTACATGGTGTAGGAATATCCTGTGTAAATGCTTTATCTAGGACACTTATTGTTACAATTTATCGTAACGGAAAAATTTACCAACAAGAATATTTTAAAGGAAAAACTCTTTATAATGTAAAGTGTTTAGGAAAAACTAATAGAAAAGGGACTAAAATTTATTATCTTGCTGATCAGTCCATTTTTAGTTCTATCACATATGATTATAACATATTAGTAAAACGTTTACAAGAATTATCTTTTCTAAATAAAGGACTACATTTATTTTTAAAAGACGAAAGAACTAACATAGAAAACCAAAAAAAAGAATACTTCTTCTCAAAAAATGGATTAAATGAATATCTTACTATTCTAGATAAAAATAAAGAATCCTTAACAAAAAATATTATTTTTTTCGAAGGGGAAAAAGACAGTACCATTATAGAATTAGCTATGCAATATAATACTTCTTTCAAAGAAGAAATTTATTCTTATGTTAATAATATTCATACTTCTGATGGAGGAACTCATCTTACTGGATTTCGAAGAGCCTTAACTCGAACGTTAAAAAAATACACTGATGGATATATCTTTTCATCCAATAAAGATAAAATAGAATTTACGGGAGATGATTTTCGAGAAGGAATTACAGCTATTCTTTCTATAAGAGTGATGGACCCAAAATTTGAAGGACAAACTAAAACAAAATTAAGCAATCATGAAGTAGGAGGAATTGTAGAAAAATTTGTTGGGGAAAGGTTAAATAGTTATTTAGAAGAAAACCCTAATGATAGAAAAAAAATTATTGATAAAGTAATTTTAGCTGCTAAAGCTCGTCAAGCATCTAAAAAAGCGCGAGAATTGATACAAAAAAAAAATCCAATTTACAATAATATTTTACCAGGAAAATTAGCAGACTGCTCATTTAATGATCCAGAAAATTGCGAAATTTATTTGGTAGAAGGAGATTCTGCAGGTGGTACCGCTAAACAAGGTAGAGATAGAAAATTTCAAGCTATATTACCTTTACGAGGAAAAATCCTAAATGTAGAAAAAGCAATGGAATATAAAATATTTGAAAATGAGGAAATAATAAATATATTTACCTCTTTAGGAGTTTCTATTGATGATAAAGAAGAAAATACAAAAAATTTAAATATTCAAAAACTTAGATATAATAAAATTATTATTATGACAGATGCGGATATAGATGGAAGTCATATTTCTACTTTAATTTTAACCTTATTTTTTCGTTATATGAAACCATTAATAGAAAAAGGACATATTTATATTGCTACGCCTCCACTTTATTTAATACGAAAAGGTAATCGTTCTCAATATGCTTGGAGTGATCAAGAAAGAGAAAGTATTATTCATCAATTAGGAGGAAGGAAAAATAATATAAATATACAACGTTACAAAGGATTAGGAGAAATGAATGCTGAACAACTTTGGGAAACTACTATGAATCCAAAAAAAAGAACCTTACGAAAAATTAATATAGAAAATATTTTTGAAGCAGATAAAATATTCTCTATCCTTATGGGTGATGAAGTTCCACCACGTAGAAATTTTATAGAAAAAAATGCGATACATGCAAAAATTGATGTTTAG
- the trmD gene encoding tRNA (guanosine(37)-N1)-methyltransferase TrmD: MRIDIVSVIPEILKSPFSNSMIQRAINKKILEIYIHDLRKYGLGKRNKVDDYPYGGESGMVIRIEPVYRCFQKLFSKRDYDEKIFMTPDGNIFSQKYAYEFSCKKNIIILCGRYKGIDQRIRDHLISKEISIGPYVLSGGELAAAVVVEAVTRLLPGVLNNPDSMITDSFQIKSINSPPLYTRPILYKGLSVPKILVSGHHKKIKDWLYKKSILKKKIELLNYNFNIL, translated from the coding sequence ATGCGTATAGATATTGTTAGCGTAATTCCGGAAATACTAAAAAGCCCATTTTCTAATTCTATGATTCAAAGAGCTATAAATAAAAAAATCCTAGAAATTTATATTCATGATTTACGAAAATATGGTTTAGGAAAACGGAACAAAGTAGATGATTATCCTTATGGAGGAGAATCTGGGATGGTGATTCGAATAGAACCTGTATATCGATGTTTTCAGAAACTTTTTTCAAAAAGAGATTACGATGAAAAAATTTTTATGACTCCTGATGGAAATATTTTTTCACAAAAATATGCTTATGAATTTTCTTGTAAGAAAAATATTATTATTTTGTGTGGTCGTTACAAAGGTATTGATCAAAGAATCAGAGATCACTTAATTTCCAAAGAAATATCAATTGGTCCTTATGTTTTATCTGGAGGAGAATTAGCAGCAGCGGTAGTAGTAGAGGCTGTAACTAGATTATTACCTGGAGTTCTAAATAATCCAGATTCTATGATTACAGATTCATTTCAAATAAAATCTATAAATTCTCCCCCTCTTTACACTCGTCCAATCCTTTATAAAGGATTATCTGTCCCAAAAATACTTGTATCTGGGCATCATAAAAAAATAAAAGATTGGTTATATAAAAAATCTATACTGAAAAAAAAAATTGAATTATTAAATTATAATTTTAACATTCTATAA
- the der gene encoding ribosome biogenesis GTPase Der: MSYLVSIVGRPNVGKSTLFNRIIGKKKAIVHVKSGVTRDRIYGNSEWNGIQFSIVDTGGYNPPNNNIDIIDTEIRKQILIALKESDVILFLVDMEIGLLDVDIEISKILRKCKKSILLVVNKVDNGKNLYHDTDFFRLGFNNYYCISAINGSGTGEMLDRLIEILKELVEKKVEEIGDIPRFSVIGRPNVGKSTLINSFLDKYRHIVTNISGTTRDSIDVFYKKFGYKCILFDTPGVRKKSKISENIEFYSTMKTVRTIKYTDICFLMVDAVRGWESQDRNIFRLIEKNQKGVIILINKWDLLHNNKNCSIKKNFEIFIKKNIAPFDNVPILFISAKNKDGLYNIIPIAYHIFRKRKKRLKTNLLNRVMFPIFKKNPPPSINKKLITIKYCTQLPTYTPKFIFFSNYPQYIKESYKRFIENKIRYHFDFIGVPIQIFFRKK, encoded by the coding sequence ATGAGTTATTTAGTTTCTATAGTCGGACGTCCTAATGTAGGAAAATCAACTTTATTTAACCGTATCATAGGAAAAAAAAAAGCTATAGTTCATGTTAAAAGTGGGGTTACTAGAGATAGGATATATGGAAATTCTGAATGGAATGGAATCCAGTTTTCTATAGTAGATACAGGAGGTTATAATCCTCCAAATAATAATATAGATATAATCGATACAGAAATTAGAAAACAAATTTTAATAGCTTTAAAAGAATCTGATGTAATTTTGTTTTTAGTGGATATGGAAATAGGTCTACTCGATGTAGATATCGAAATATCTAAAATACTTAGAAAATGTAAAAAATCAATATTATTAGTAGTTAATAAAGTAGATAATGGAAAAAATCTATATCATGATACAGATTTTTTCCGTTTAGGATTCAATAATTATTATTGTATATCTGCTATAAATGGAAGTGGGACTGGGGAAATGTTGGATAGATTAATAGAAATATTGAAAGAATTAGTAGAAAAAAAAGTAGAGGAAATAGGTGATATTCCACGGTTTTCGGTAATTGGTAGGCCCAACGTAGGAAAATCTACATTAATTAACTCTTTTTTAGATAAATACCGTCATATTGTCACGAATATTTCTGGAACAACAAGAGATAGTATAGATGTTTTTTACAAAAAGTTTGGATATAAATGTATTTTATTTGATACACCTGGAGTTAGAAAAAAATCAAAAATAAGTGAAAATATTGAATTTTATTCCACTATGAAAACGGTTAGAACGATTAAATATACAGATATTTGTTTTTTGATGGTGGATGCAGTTCGAGGATGGGAATCGCAGGATAGAAATATTTTTAGATTGATTGAAAAAAATCAAAAAGGTGTAATCATTCTTATTAATAAATGGGATTTATTACATAATAATAAAAATTGTTCTATAAAGAAAAATTTTGAAATTTTTATTAAAAAAAATATTGCTCCATTTGATAATGTACCTATCCTTTTTATATCGGCTAAAAATAAGGATGGTCTATATAATATTATACCCATAGCTTATCATATTTTTAGAAAAAGAAAAAAAAGATTAAAAACCAATTTATTAAATAGAGTTATGTTCCCAATTTTTAAAAAAAATCCTCCTCCTTCTATCAATAAAAAATTGATTACAATAAAATATTGTACTCAATTGCCTACATATACACCCAAATTTATTTTTTTTTCTAATTATCCTCAGTATATAAAAGAATCTTACAAAAGATTTATTGAAAATAAAATTCGTTATCATTTCGATTTTATAGGAGTTCCTATACAAATTTTTTTCAGAAAAAAATAA
- the ruvA gene encoding Holliday junction branch migration protein RuvA, translating into MITHLRGKLIEKNQSYLIIDCNGIGYYIHISLSTYSSFSTKKEGEEIYIYTYLFIKEHQHVLYGFFDRIERKIFSDLISVNGIGPNSAITLLSSLTPYEIEQSIFNEEIEVFKRVKGIGIKTAHRIIIELKDKIGIFSKKEKNVTLFDKNTPSIIKKEALSALIVLGFSTKESKKVLEDILEKNPRFTVENLIKESIKKL; encoded by the coding sequence GTGATAACACATTTAAGAGGAAAATTGATCGAAAAAAATCAATCCTATTTAATCATAGATTGTAACGGAATCGGATATTATATTCATATATCCTTGTCCACTTATTCTTCTTTTTCTACTAAAAAAGAAGGAGAGGAAATCTATATATATACTTATCTATTTATAAAGGAACATCAACATGTTTTATATGGTTTTTTTGATAGAATAGAAAGAAAAATATTTTCTGATTTGATATCTGTAAATGGAATAGGACCAAATTCTGCTATAACATTATTATCTTCATTAACTCCATATGAAATAGAACAATCTATCTTTAATGAAGAGATAGAAGTATTTAAAAGGGTAAAGGGGATTGGTATAAAAACGGCTCATAGAATTATAATAGAACTTAAAGATAAAATAGGAATTTTTTCTAAAAAAGAAAAAAACGTTACATTATTCGATAAAAATACACCATCCATTATAAAAAAAGAAGCTTTAAGTGCTTTGATTGTATTGGGTTTTTCTACTAAAGAATCTAAAAAAGTTTTAGAAGATATTTTAGAAAAAAATCCAAGATTTACTGTAGAAAATTTAATAAAAGAATCTATAAAAAAGTTATAA
- a CDS encoding inorganic phosphate transporter — protein sequence MKIFYPSIIVILFILSIFDLIVGVINDSVNFLNSAIGSKVASRKTIMIFASLGILLGSFLSSRMMEIARKGIFDPSYFYFSDIIFIFLAVMISDIILLDIFNTLGLPTSTTVSMVFCLLGGAFSISMIKIASPLSNEPFHHLSQYIKAEKTLTIGIGIFLSIIISFFSGAFIHYFIRILLSFEYKNRLKYAGVIWAAISLSSMTYFLIVRGLHSNFLQKGYIYDNLSGLSLFIQYFIKWIHHNFFFFLILLFTTWIFIAKVFVFLGYNILKFVVLYGTFSLAMAFSGNDLVNFIGVPIASLQSYNIWKEAGSPPAEEFNMKNLSGRVQVPSFVLILAGIIMILTLWVSKKTKTITKTEINLSRQNEGNEKFLSNSFARIIVRFFLFFGNKFFNLFPKRILVKIEKNFKQKIKKEENIAFDLVRASANLTISSILISIATVKNIPLSTTFVTFMVSMGTSLSDRAWNRESAVYRISGVLKVIRGWFLTGFIAFTMAGFIAYFLYFIKVWALIFFIFLMILVFYKSYKNYQKIQYQKVEEEKTIFGIIGWITLNKTSESSDILEPMLKSIELIYKNSIEGITKENLKPLKDSRKNFLKVKENFNYIQNSLIRVIKKTKNSDPIFGIIYIRIYNKIKEILESEDIITNCTLFHVINCHNPLKYNQKNNLLTLEHFMMEYFSIIKKIIMNRNCKYVSKKIKINIIKNIEEQINQQVKGIIHKKYSTKNTLLMLEILIQSKKITENIEDFILLYTNCLSHFYSNRDSSILVLKNIKI from the coding sequence ATGAAAATTTTTTATCCATCAATTATAGTTATTCTTTTTATATTATCTATTTTTGATCTTATTGTAGGGGTTATTAATGATTCCGTAAATTTTCTTAATTCCGCTATCGGATCTAAAGTCGCTTCTCGTAAGACTATTATGATTTTTGCTAGTTTAGGTATTCTATTGGGATCTTTTTTATCTAGTAGAATGATGGAAATAGCAAGAAAAGGAATTTTTGATCCTTCTTATTTTTATTTTTCTGATATTATTTTTATTTTTTTAGCAGTTATGATATCCGATATTATTTTATTGGATATTTTTAATACTTTAGGATTACCCACCTCAACTACAGTATCAATGGTTTTTTGTTTATTAGGAGGAGCGTTCAGTATTTCCATGATAAAAATTGCTTCTCCATTAAGTAATGAACCATTTCATCATTTAAGTCAATACATTAAAGCAGAAAAAACATTGACAATTGGTATAGGAATTTTTTTATCTATTATAATTTCTTTTTTTTCTGGGGCCTTTATTCACTATTTTATACGGATTTTATTAAGTTTTGAATATAAAAATAGATTAAAATATGCCGGAGTTATATGGGCAGCTATTTCATTGAGTAGTATGACCTATTTTTTGATTGTAAGAGGCCTTCACAGTAATTTTTTACAGAAAGGATATATATATGATAATTTATCAGGATTATCTCTATTTATTCAATATTTTATAAAATGGATTCATCATAATTTTTTTTTCTTTTTGATTTTATTATTTACAACTTGGATCTTTATAGCGAAGGTATTTGTTTTTTTAGGATATAATATATTAAAATTTGTCGTATTATATGGAACATTTTCTTTAGCTATGGCTTTTTCAGGAAATGATTTAGTAAATTTTATAGGAGTTCCTATAGCTAGTCTACAATCATATAACATATGGAAAGAAGCAGGAAGTCCTCCAGCAGAAGAATTTAATATGAAAAATTTATCTGGGAGGGTCCAGGTACCGTCTTTTGTTTTGATATTGGCAGGTATAATTATGATATTAACACTTTGGGTTTCTAAAAAAACAAAAACAATTACCAAAACGGAAATTAATTTAAGTCGACAAAATGAAGGGAATGAAAAATTTTTATCCAATTCTTTTGCAAGAATAATTGTTCGATTTTTTTTATTTTTCGGAAATAAATTTTTTAATTTATTTCCGAAACGAATTCTGGTTAAAATAGAAAAAAATTTTAAGCAAAAAATTAAAAAAGAGGAAAATATTGCTTTTGATCTAGTTAGAGCTTCTGCTAATTTAACTATATCTAGTATATTGATCTCTATAGCTACCGTTAAAAATATTCCACTATCTACTACTTTTGTCACTTTTATGGTTTCTATGGGAACATCTCTTTCAGATAGAGCTTGGAATAGAGAAAGTGCTGTTTATCGAATATCAGGAGTTTTGAAAGTTATAAGGGGATGGTTTTTAACCGGTTTTATAGCCTTTACTATGGCCGGATTTATAGCCTATTTTTTGTATTTTATAAAGGTATGGGCACTTATATTTTTTATTTTTTTAATGATATTGGTTTTTTATAAAAGTTATAAAAATTATCAAAAAATCCAATATCAAAAAGTGGAAGAGGAAAAAACTATATTTGGGATAATAGGATGGATAACATTAAACAAAACTTCCGAAAGTTCAGATATTTTAGAGCCAATGCTCAAATCTATAGAACTTATTTATAAAAATAGTATAGAAGGAATTACTAAAGAAAATTTAAAACCACTTAAAGATAGTAGAAAAAACTTTTTAAAAGTAAAAGAAAATTTTAATTATATACAGAACTCTTTAATTAGAGTGATAAAAAAAACAAAGAATAGTGATCCAATTTTTGGAATAATTTATATACGTATATACAATAAAATTAAAGAAATATTGGAATCCGAAGATATTATTACCAATTGCACTTTATTTCATGTAATTAATTGCCATAACCCTTTAAAATACAATCAAAAAAATAATTTACTTACACTTGAACATTTTATGATGGAATATTTCAGTATTATAAAAAAAATAATTATGAATAGAAATTGTAAATATGTAAGCAAAAAAATAAAAATTAATATTATAAAAAATATTGAGGAACAAATCAATCAACAGGTTAAGGGAATTATTCATAAAAAATATAGTACAAAAAATACATTATTAATGTTAGAAATTCTTATACAATCAAAAAAAATTACAGAAAATATAGAAGATTTTATCCTATTATATACAAATTGTTTATCCCATTTTTATTCAAATAGAGATTCTTCTATTTTAGTTTTAAAAAATATAAAAATTTAG
- a CDS encoding CvpA family protein, producing MITDLIILIIVLYGGYHGYKKGLLSQLFVFMIFFILIYKGIDIFYLVSEILPKKVNSRNKDPFATSYSIIISFFLIIVIAFLIKKILEFFFIITWIKPIEKWLGGILGLIKYFFYLSICILLFKEINEKINLIPYNFFQNSFEKEFQYIFSIYRKAPLFFLKKLEELYLQISLNIL from the coding sequence ATGATCACAGATTTAATTATTCTGATTATAGTTTTATATGGTGGATATCATGGTTATAAAAAAGGGTTATTGTCACAGTTATTTGTATTCATGATATTTTTTATATTGATATATAAAGGGATCGATATATTTTACTTAGTTTCAGAAATATTACCAAAAAAAGTAAATAGTAGGAATAAAGATCCTTTTGCTACTAGTTATTCTATAATAATTTCATTTTTTTTGATAATTGTAATAGCTTTTTTAATTAAAAAAATTCTAGAATTTTTTTTTATAATTACATGGATAAAACCTATTGAAAAATGGTTAGGTGGTATTTTAGGATTAATAAAATATTTTTTTTATTTATCAATATGTATTCTTTTATTTAAAGAAATAAATGAAAAAATAAATTTAATTCCTTATAATTTCTTTCAAAATTCTTTTGAAAAAGAATTTCAATATATCTTTTCGATATATAGGAAAGCACCTCTATTTTTTTTAAAGAAATTGGAAGAATTATATTTACAAATTTCATTAAATATACTTTAA